The following coding sequences are from one Solea solea chromosome 4, fSolSol10.1, whole genome shotgun sequence window:
- the LOC131458247 gene encoding uncharacterized protein LOC131458247 — MYANCEAAVRCAVGVTEKFKVEVGLHQGSALIPFLFAVVMDRLTDEVIQESPWTMMFADDIVICGESRDQVEEKLKRCRYALERRGMKVSHSKTEYMCVNERNPSGTMRLQGVEIKKVEDFKYLGSTVQSSGDCGKEVKKRVQAGWNGWRKVSGVMCDKRVSARRNGKIYKTVVRPAMMYGLQTVALRKRQEAELEVAEMKMLRFSLGVTKMDRIRNESIRRTAHVRCFGDKVREPRMRWFGHVQRRDSEYIGRRMLGLELPGRRSRGRPKRRFMDVVKEDMKLVCVREGDTENRVRWRRLIRCGDP, encoded by the coding sequence atgtatgccaactgtgaggcagcggtgaggtgtgctgtaggtgtgacagagaagttcaaggtggaggtgggactacatcagggttcggctctgattcccttcttgtttgcggtggtgatggacagactgacagatgaggttatacaggaatctccatggactatgatgtttgcagatgacattgtgatctgtggtgagagcagagaccaggtggaggaaaagctcaaGAGGTgcagatatgctctagaaaggagaggaatgaaggttagtcacagcaagacagaatatatgtgtgtgaatgagaggaacccaagtggaaccatgaggctacagggagtggagataaagaaggtggaggattttaagtatttagggtcaacagtccagagcagtggagattgtggaaaagaggtgaagaaacgtgttcaagctggttggaatgggtggagaaaagtgtcaggggtaatgtgtgataaaagagtatcagccagaagaaatggaaagatatacaagacagtggtgagaccagcgatgatgTATGGTCTacagacagtggcactgaggaaaagacaggaagcagagctggaggtagcagagatgaagatgttgaggttctctttgggagtaaCGAaaatggataggatcaggaatgagtcaatcagaagaacagcacatgttagatgttttggagataaggtcagagagcccagaatgagatggtttggtcatgtacagaggagggatagtgagtatattggtagaaggatgctggggttggaactgccaggcaggaggtccagaggaagaccaaagaggaggtttatggatgtagtgaaagaggacatgaagttagtttgtgtgagagagggggatacagagaacagggttagatggaggaggttgattcgctgtggcgacccctga